Sequence from the Argentina anserina chromosome 7, drPotAnse1.1, whole genome shotgun sequence genome:
GTATCTATGAAACCGTTATGCATATTTAAGGGATCACAACTTGTTTTGACCCTTCATATTATCGTTTTCTCTTCTCTTAGAGAATATTTGCCTTGTCTTTTCGAAGACTAATtatgttttacaatttacttgtaGATGTCAACCGGCGAGATAGAATGCTTAGCAGATTGTGGAACAACTCACACATTTTTGCTGGATAAGCAACTCTTTACACAATTTGTGCCTTACAAATGCTCTGTGACTTGTCTCATTGGGACTGATCAATTGATCCAAGGGCGTGGTATAGCGCAATTCTTGCTACCTAATGGTACTCCCATCACAGTCAAAGATGCACTTTATGCACCAGAGGGGAACCAAACCTTGCTCAGTTTTAAGGATATTCGTGCCAACGATTATCACCTGAACACCAAAGTTGTTAATGAAAATGAGTATCTCTGTGTTACCTCCTGCTATGGACGTCATCGTCGCACCCGAGAGATGCTTGAGCGTGTTATTAGTGGGTTGTACTTTACCACACTACATGCAATTGAATCCAATGTAGTCAGCAGGTCTTTCTGTGATTCTGACGCCTACAAGCTATGACATAATCGTTTAGGTCatcctggacgtgatatgatgattcgtatATTAAAAATTCACacggtcatccatttttcaaagcCAGCAGGCATGTGGGAACCCCACAAGCCGTGAATGATGCTAGCACGGCCGTGGCACCTGTGTCCGGTCATGACTCGGCCTCTCGGCCTGCCAAAGCTTTCCCATGGTCCTTTAAGGCCGTGATAGAGCCCAAGGAGTTATGCGATGCCTTTTCTGCAATCTCTAAAGCCCATAAATCATTTTGTAAGGCTTGTGCATTCGCAAAGATGCAAGCAAAGCCTTCCTTTGCAGTTGATATACacagaacattccattcttacaaaagatCTAAGGTGATATATGTGGACCAATACATCCAGGATGCGGACCATTTCGATACTTTATGGTTCTGGTAGATGCATCGACACGCTGGTCACATGTCGATCTATTGTCCACACACAATGCTGCATTTCCGAAGCTCCTTGCTCAGATAATTAAACTCAGTGCTCACCACCATGACCATCCGATTAAGCCTATTAGACTGGATAATGCGGGAGAATTCACTTCGAAGacatttgatgattattgcatgtCCATCAGGATTGATGTTGAACATCCTATACCCGACGTTCATTCTCAAAACGGACTGGCAGAAGTGACAATTAAACGGTTACATCTTATAGTTCGAGCTTTAGTTATGCATTGTAACTTGCCCATAACTTCTGGGGAATATGCAATCTTGCATGCAGCTatacttattcgtttcagactcATCCCCAAACAACCTATTAGTGCGTACCATTTGGTAACTGGATATGAGCCTGACATTTCACATTTACGCACATTTGGTTGCGcagtttatgtgcctattacacCTCCCATGCATAAGAAAATGGGTCCACAGAGACGAATGGCAATTTATGTTAGATATAACTCTCCAACGATTATCCACTACATTGACCCTTAGAcaggagatctctttactgctaGATATACAGATTGTCACTTCGATGAGACACACTTCCCGCatttagggggagataagaagATATATGTTCAAGATAAACGTCGAGAATTGACGTGCAATacccccactatgtctcattgggATCCTCGCACATCTCATCCTGAGATTGAAGTGCAACGTATTTTGCAGTTACATAAGGTGGCAGATTTGATGCCTAACGCCTTTACGGATATTgcaaaagtgacgagatcaagtATACCTGCTGCAAACTGTCCTGCGAGATTAGAAGTCCCGAACTTCGGGCAAGATGTTGTCGTACAGGGGCAAGGCTCGGCCGAGCCTACCCTAGGTGGAGGCACGGCGACGGTCACGGCTTCTTCCAAGAAGAGGGGGAGGCCGAAAGGTTCCACTGACTCACAGCCAAGAAATCAAGCTAAAGTCAAGGCACAAACTGATCCACTCATCATAGACTCAGACAACCCAAGTTTCGAGATTATCTCTAATTATAgatatgtccatgaatcaacactTGATGATCTGAGGGACGCTTCAGACTCATTGTTGATATCAGAGAACAAAGAAATCTCATTGAGCGAGTTAAATGCTCTAGAAGTCATTGATAGAAATTCCATGCGGATAGATAATGTGTTTGCTTATTCCATCGCTCGGGAAATCATCGATGACGACGACATGGAACCACACTCGGTTGAAGAATGTCAACgaagagcagattggccgaaatggaaggaagcaatccagacGGAACTAGACTCTCTGAATAAAAGGCAAGTTTTCGGTCCGGTCGATGAAATACCATCGAATGTTAAGCATGTTGGACATAAATTGGTCTTTGTTCGCAAGCTGAATGAGAAAGGCGAAGTCCTGcggtataaagcacgactAGTTGCTCAAGGATTCTCTCAGCGTCTTGGTGTTGACTATGAGGAGACATATTCTCCAGTTATAGATATCATTACCTTCTGATATCTGATAAGTCTAGTGGTATCTAAAAAGCTAGACATGCAGCTGTTAGATGTGGTGACCGCGTATCTTTATGGACATCAAGATATGGAGATACACATGAAGGTTATTGATGGACTTCAAGTACCCAAGTCAAGTAAGCCATGCAATCCATATGCCATTAGGTTACAACGCTCACTTTATGGACTTAAACAGTCTggaagaatgtggtatacACGTTTAAGCGAATACTTGATTGGGAAGGGATACAAGAACGATGAAATGTTCCCTTACGTGTTTATCAAACGCAATAGTTCTGATTTTGCTATAGTAGCTGTCTGTGTCGATGAAATGAACATAATCAGatctcttgatgagattggtgagacgataagctacttgaaagcaaaatttgagatgaaagacatgGGAAAGACTCGGTTTTGCTTAGGTTTGAAAATTGAGCATAGAGTTGGTGGATCCTTGTACACCAATCTACATACGTCCAAAAGATGCTCATGCGGTTCTGTATGGACAAAGTTATGCAGCATTCTAGTACTCCCATGGTTGTAAGAAGTCTGGATAACAAGAAATATCTATTTCGTCcgaaagatgaagatgaagagatACTTGGTCCTGAATATCCATATTTGAATGCTATAGGAGCTTTGCTTTACCTAGCTCAATGTACTCGTCCAGACATTGCATTCTCAGTGAACTTGTTAGCAAGGTTTAGTTCTGCAACAACTATGCGTCATTGGACCGGTATCAAGAACATCTTTAGGTACTTGAAATGTTCCATTGATATGAGGTTGTATTATCAGTATTTCGATAAAAAAAGTGCTATTCCGGAAAtaattgatggtgatgatcgacACAACGTCGCCACCATGCTCTCTTAGAAAGCTACGGCCATGTCGCCAGCGTAGCCGCTGCCGCCGCCACCTGTTTTGTTGCCGGTGTTGTTTCTCAGCATTTGAATGGCAAGGGagagtgttgtaggagaatcatCTCCTATTCATATTTGGTGTATCTtatcctaattagtatagccTAGTTAGATCAGGAATGTTAGTTATTAATTCATCAGGATCTTtgttgtaatgcctatatataaggctATATGATATCAATAAAATCACAATTCTTTCTCTCGAATTCATTCTACTGTTtcaagatttttatttttgacacTAGCTCAATATATTTATGCTTCTGATCCCCTAAATTTGTAGTTTGTATCATTGCTAAAAGGTTAACATAACTTGttcataagtaccaaaatgactTAAATATAAGAAAGTTTTGATACTAAATTATCCACTTTCATACATTAGATACCATTAGAAAATTTTACCATGATAATTACACCTCATTATAATTTGTTTGTAAGATAGAGTAACTCAAACAGCTTTCGTATCATACTTGAGTAAAGTAGAAATCCCCAAGAATTATAAAAGGAAAAGCTCAAGATTTGCTTCCTTATAATACATATAATATGTAATAGATGTTGAAATTAACCGTGCTGCAAAAAACTCTTCGCAATAGACTGAGGCCCAGTTTACCCCCAATGTGTGATTGAAAAAATCTGCGTTTACAGATTTAATCAGCATCAGCTTCTAAAAGTTATATTTTACAGCTTTCATAATTTGTCTAAAAGTTGCATTAGAGTTTGTGAACTTAGGAAATAAGTTAATTCGCCAAACACATTGGTTaaattatttgagaatttaagcCCATAATCTGGGCCAAACTCGGGCCCAAACACAGTCTAAGTTGAATAATTGTCGAAGTTGCCCGATTTAAAGATTGAAATTTTAATATACCCCTCATATTTGGTGAACTCTGGATTCAACCTGGGTGTCACGCGCTGCACTCAAGCTTAGTGCATGCGCCTGTCAATGAAgggcattgacattgtaagTGGGGGAGGGTGTCACGAGCTGCACAAATGGTTGTGCCATCGTGACACTTCTTAGGCGCTATGGCGAAGATAGGGTATCGAGCGACAAGCATGCATGCGGATTGGCTGTTAGTGGCATGTCCAAGTGGCAGTTTCGTAATTAAGATGAACTTCTAGGTTCGAGGCATTTAGGCTTGGAATTTGGGAAAAGTCTGAACACGAAAAATGTCTAGGACGTCGAAAAGAGTCCAATGCACTTGACGACATATTTTTATGACcttatatgaattaattatgaaagttgcccctcctcggatatttgatgtttcctCCTACCAAattagttttctccaatatacTCATAGGGGGTATATGGTGTCTGACTCTCCACCACCCTCGATGTCGGCCTTATGGGGCACTAAGTGAGTCACTCCTAGGGGACCTTGGGGAACCTAGGAGCCGGGCGGATGTCGCCAAAGAGTGGCGGCATGCGTTTCCATGAGTCAAGATGTCTCATGGATAGTATTGGCCGGCATGCCGATATTGCGGGTCCATGTAGGTGGCGAGGTTCGTACGTGGACGATCCTTATGCTAGCGGTATGGGCGAACTTGTGAGCTGAAGGTATATATGTCGGAACCTCGTGGTGCGCAATGGCCACAGAGTAAAGCGACGTGGACATAGGTTAGGGGTTCGACCTTGCCCAAAGGAATGAGTTGCCAGCAAGCACGGAAGGGCGACACCGTGCTAGAAGGAATGAAGCCTATAGTGGGCAGAGAAAGAGTATGCTGACAAGACAGATATGATGTCGAATGATATCTTGGAGGTGAGCCATGGAGGCGAGACAGATTGGTGGTTGATTCTAGCTGAACCCATAACACTCAAGCTCTCCTTTTTCGGTGCGACTTTTGATCAACAAATAATACAAACTTTTGATCAAATAGCATTATCTTTCAAGTTGGTAGGCCATAAAGGTTGCTGACCGACCTAAAGTGAGTTTGGCTTCGAAGTGAGTTTTTTATAATCAGTTGCAGCTGAGCTGATTGAATAATTAACTGTGGATATTTAAAGTGTttaataaatatttatataaaagtGTGGTAGGAAGAtaataaacagaaaataatttttttcccaTAATCATAAGCTCTAAATCCCAACTTCTATAATCTGTCTTGGCTTGTGTGCATTTATGAAATAAGCTATCAATAATTTGATTTGTCAAACAGGTGGAACAActtatttcataatttaagTAGCAAACGAGGGCCAAACTGGGCCCTAGTCTGACACATCCTCCAAGTCTAATATACATAATAATTCATTCACTAGTTCTCATCCATATGGGTATCTCACCAAACCTGAGCTGGAGAAGTAGCTTGGAAGATTGCATGACAACAATGGGGTGTTCTTACAATAGAAGTGATAGTCCAAGACTCCAAGTCAGAATAGTACGTGGGCGATTTAAGGCTATACGTCAAGACCTCTTTCGTTCTCAATTGGGTTCTTAATATAGAAGAAGAAACCAAACTAATACTATGACTTCTtgccaaataaaaaaaaaaacctatattATGACTTGTAGTTGACAACCTTATAGTCTTTGGCAGAAAGGCCGACCATCCCATAAAACCGCGGAGAAGAAGTGTCTTCTCCGAGTACACCCGCCAACGTTAAATTCGTTGCCAGTTGTTCCACTGCCGAACCCAAAACTCTCAGGTACCAATCAAGTTCAGATTATGTACGTATTCTTGTTTTGGTCTCTTTTTTTTGCTGTTTTGTTAAGATTAATCATGGAAGAAAATGTTGAGCTATGCTATGTTGATTTTTGGTATTTTGAGCTTTGTTTTTCTGGGATCTATTTTGTTACTCTAGTTGATTCCAATTTGAATTGAGATTCCTAGTTTCCCACCCAATGGAATTTTGCTCAGGTTTAGTACGAGGTGTTTTGATCCCAGATTCAATCTGGGTATTGTTTTTGTGAATTGGGTTCGGTTAgatttgttgtgattagaGTTGGATTGTAAATGCTAGCTGTTTTGAGGCTTTAGCTCTTAGCATTGCACCAAATTTTGCAGATGGAGGAATTGGAGCTGAACAAGGTGGCGAGTGGAAGGTCTCAGGGGTCAGGGCACAGCCGTTCAAGTTCTGTTGGCGGCGGAGGGATGTTTGAGTCTTTTGGGTGGGTGTATCATTTGGGAGTGAATAAGATAGGCCATGAGTACTGTCACCTTCGTTTCTTCTTCATTAGGGGAAAGCATGTTGAGATGTACAAACGTGACCCGCATGAGAACCCTGGAATTAGACCTATTCGGAAGGGTGTTGTTGGGCCTACATTGATGGTAGAGGAGCTTGGGCGTCGAAAGGTTAACCATGGAGGTGGGGGTGGGGATATTTATGTTATAAGGTTTTACAACCGCTCGGATGAAACAAAGAAGGGAGAGATTGCGTGTGCTACTGCTGGAGAAGCTCAGAAGTGGATGGAGGCATTTGATCAAGCCAAACAACAGGCGGAGTTCGAGCTTTCTAGAGGAGGTAGTGCCAGAAATAAGCTGAACCCGGAGGACGAGATTGATCTTGGTGGACATCGGCCTAGAGTGAGGCATTATGCACGTGGATTAAAAAAGCTTATAAAGATTGGGGAAGGGCCGGAGACTCTTTTGCGCCAATCCTCAAACTTAGCTGCAGATATTGGCGCAGATGGGTACTTTGAAAAGGATGTTGGAGATGCAGTTGATGCATATGAGTGGAAATGTGTGCGCACAGTTAATGGCGTCAGAATATTTCAAGATGTTGCTGACTCTGACAGCAGTAAAGGTATAATTGTTAAGGCTGTTGGAGTTATTGATGTGAGTGCAGATACTGCTTTCGAAGTACTTATGAACCTTGAGCGACGTCAGAGATATGAGTGGGATATGCTGACAGGTGATTTGGAAATTGTAGATTCTTATGATGGACACTATGATGTTGTCTATGGAACATTCAGTCCTATGTATCTTTCGAGGTGGGAGTCCAAGAGAGATTTTATCTTTTCTAGGCAATGGTTCCGCGGACAAGATGGAACATATACAATCTTGCAATCCCCAGCTGTTCACAAGAAAAAGCCTATGAGGTCTGGATATCGACGTACAAAACTAAATCCATCTACTTGGGAGATTAGGAATCTTAATACATCTATTGATACTGATACTCCAAGATGTCTTGTCACACAGATGGCAGAGATACCTTCTGTTAGCTGGTGGAAGTGGAAGAAAAATCACTTCTCAAAGTTTGAAAAAAGTGTTCCTTATGCATTGTTGTCCCAAGTGGCAGGTCTGAAGGAATATATTGCAGCAAATCCTTCCCTCAAATTAAAATCTGCTGCTTCAATCGTCCAATCGAAGATATCTCCAGTTTCTGTTTCCAGTGGTGAATCTGAGGCAGACCCAATGGATGATGAATTTTACGATGCAATGTCTGCagagtcttcttcttctgatgAAGAAACTGACActgaaactgaaaataaagATCCAAAAGTGAAACTGAAGAATGTGGCTTGGGCCATCAGAAGCTTAACTTTGAAGCGAACTTTAACAGATGCTAATAAGGAACTTGATGCTAAAGCAGCTTCTTTCATAATTAATGCAAGCCAGTTCCATGGTTCCTTACGCAAAGCAAGGGATGAAGCCGACAAAGACTGCTGGACATCTCCAAGTAGTGCGGGGTTCATGATCAGAGGAAAGACCTACCTAAAGGATAGTTCCAAGGTGACAGGAGGAAATCCCCTTCTCAAGCTCATAGCAGTAGATTGGTTCAAAGTTGATAAAAGCACAGATAGAATTGCCCTGCATCCTAAGTGTCTTATCCAGTCAGAAGCTGGAAAAAAGCTTCCATTTGTGCTAGTTGTTAATCTCCAGGTTCCAGCAACACCAAACTATAGTTTGGTACTTTACTATGCTTCTGACAGACCTGTAAATCCTAATTCTTTGCTTGCTAAATTTGTGGATGGGAGCGACATGTTTCGTAATGCAAGATTTAAACTAATTCCAAGCATTGTGGAGGGATACTGGATGGTCAAGCGTGCTGTTGGAAGGAAAGCTTGCCTACTGGGCAAAGCTGTATCTTGCAAGTATCTCAGGCAAGACAACTTTCTTGAGATTGACGTGGATATTGGATCATCATCCGTGGCAAGGAGTATCATTGGCCTTGTACTGGGATATGTCACCAGCATAGTAGTTGACTTTGCCATTTTGATAGAGGCGAGAGAGGAGGCAGAGTTGCCAGAGTACATTCTTGGAACTGTTCGGCTTAATCGTTTGAAGATTGATTCAGCTGTTCATTTGGAGGCTTGAGGTTTGTACATCTTTCTTAATCATTTTTACCATCCTGATTTGAACTATTTTTCTATGAGTTTTTACTTTCCAATAAATGCAAGCTACTGCTAATTAATATATTTAGTTGAGCAGCTTGACTAGCACTAGGGAATATATTCATGCTATTTTGTTCTTccaatttctttctttatttgaaATTCCTATTATGCCTTACCATCTAGTCTGCCTTCTCTGCACTGCAAGCCATGGGAAGCATCAGGCAATATATGCTACATGTTCTGAAAAAATGTTAGTGCAGCTGAGCATGGGCCTCATGGATTTGTTCTGTTTTTGAAGTTAGAAAGATGTTGCATTGAGTTGTTGCGGATTTGGAATTGTATATTTGATCTGAAGTGGTGGAGAATTTAGCTCCTCTTTTTCAACCACAGTGCATCCCATGGTTTACTGTCCAATGTTTGGAGTTCACGAACTATTACTGTAACAATGAGATTTGTTCAACTGTACTTTGCTTGATATGGGTTATTTAGCTAAAACTAGGAGAGTTGCATGGGTTAATTGGAGTGGTCCAGGGCTTGAGATCAATTTTTTATCTGTTTCAGGGAGATTCCTCAGCTATAGGGAAATATTTTACCGTAGATAATGTTTGTAGAATTAGCATGATTTTGGATAAGTAATGCTGTTCTTTGGAATGCCTGATGCATTTCTGAATCTTCTCAGTGGTTGGTTTGTTGTGTAAATATAACCTGTGATTTGATCATGTCATTTCCACAAATGAACATGGTCAGAATTGATGATCTAGAGAACCGAGTCTGGCCGTTAGAACTTGTTTCTTTCACATCTTTATTAGTAccctttgtttttttgtgtgtgtgtgggggACATGGCATCTGTGTGATTGTATTGTGCTTTGTCGTTTTTGGCCAAATTCATGGTGTCTCAGTGAAGTTGCGTGCTTATTCTAAAGAGACTTATGAATTACTAACTATCACTGTCCTGAAGATATCCCTGATAGATGCATTGATTATTTTGAGTCGTGTGTTGTTTGCAACATATTTAAGATGAACATATTTAGATGCCTCAGTGTTTAGATTATGTAACAATATTTTGAGACAGCAATACCTGACTGAAATAAATGCCAATTTGTTTGAACTTTCATGAAATAAACAGTTGACTGATTGTAATGTCTACTTTATTTTGTAGTTACCTGCTCTTGGAATCGTCCATTCCTTAGAGTATCTGTGAGGTTGGTGGGAGGAGTATCTGTAAAGTTGGTGAATATTGAGGTACTCATCTTCCATGAGCTATTTTCCCTGTAAATCTTCAAACTgcatcaaattcaagaaagtcCAATGATAATCTttgtagtgtgacatgtaatTCCTTTTCAAGGGGAGTAGGGTTTATATTTGATGCTTGTTTATTGAAATTGAAGCATCGAACCTATTTTTGGCTGGACTGTCGaagcagctattgatattctTTTTGGACATAGTTATGCCAGTTTAGCTGAATCTAAAGCTAGTAATGTTTTTTGGTTAGACTTTGGTTTCGTGAAAAGCCTCATTGATTGGTAAATCCAGAACTGCTTGTGAACATGTATAGTCATCATACTGATTATACTATAATGATTATAGTTTATATTCTCGTGTATTCTATCAGACATATAGGTAATAGTAAGTCTAATGACTGCAATTTTCCAAAGGACACTACCACTTGTATCACTAAGTAGCAACACATCTGGATCATATCCCGGATCAAAAGATTGTAATGTAGTTTTAAACAATTTAGAAAAGggattcttataaaaaaaatccattttaacacatgaaatgagaaaaacGTCAAGaaagatttcaaaattataaaacagTCAGATTGCTCAAAGTCTTAAAGCGTTGCCACTGAACTTGACGATATTTACAATATGCCACTGCTATGAAACTCAGATCTGCAACCCAACTCTTTTTCTACAAAAACAATGCAACTCTCGAGCGGAGGGAAGTACGAAGGAGGCGCGGGGACGGCGACGCATGCGCTGGGACGACGACGTAGGTGCTGGGACAAGATGAGCTTTTTGGATACAGACATCTCCTTCGTCGGTAGATTTGGGCTTATGACGTCGCGCTAGAGATCCTACCTCTGCTCCTTTTGACTTTATAGCTGCATCCAAGCCGGAGGCGCATGGACATCGTTGGAGGGGACATGCCAAGTCGGAGGTGCGAGGACGACGTCGGGGGTGTAGGAACGGCGCTGGGACGACGTTGGAGGTTGAAGAAGGAGGGGCTGGTTTTTAGTTTGGTTGGAAACGAGGGGCTGAAGAGGAGTGGTGTTAGTTGTGGATTTGAAAAGAATCAAGATCCAAATTGAAGAAGATGGAGGCTGCTAGTGTTGCCGGTGCAGCTCAATAGAAAAAATTCCCAAATTTAGAGAAGATGATTAAAGAGTAATCATAGTAGTTTTCTAGTTTTTATCACACTTTTGTCACACTAACTATTACACTATCAGTCACACTAACTTTATGTTATGACATGTAGTGTAATAGGCAATGTGACAGATAGCTAGGAAGCACGTAAACGTGCATACACTCACGtttcccgcttccgaagcggaaccACTCCGGAAACGTCCGGAAACGCTCGGAAACGCGCCGGAAACGCCCGGAAACGTCCAGAAACGTGTTTCCAGAAAAGATGAGTTTTGAAAACGcggtggaaacgcgagtttctgaattggaaacgcgagtttctaaaaaataaaggtttttttatgtttttttatttgagattttgagttacttaaacaaaaaatttgttattatatatttttattataatttatatatatttataatttttttttatttcgacgtttccaaaacgtacccgcttcctaaattttttgaaaaacacgcttctgcgtttccaaacgtttcacttccacgtacccgtatCCGATTCCGTGTAGCCTAgacagatagtgtgataggtagtgtcaCAGGTGGTGTGGTTGGGGGTGTGACATCATATTAATGTCTATAGTTGGATCGTCTGAGTTGATTTGAAAAGTTCAAATCACATAACAGTAAACAAAAGTTtgttatttctagtcattcttcgtcttcttcttctcacaacatagtgacagtgggtgtaacAGTGTGTGTGACATCGGATGTGGCAGTTAGTGTGATAGTATGTGTGATACGTGGTGTGATACGTAGTGTGACAACGtgtgtgacaagtagtgtgacagcgtgTGACAGcgtgtgacaagtagtgtgataagtagtgtgacaacgggtgtgacaTCGGGTGTGACAACGgttgtgacagcgggtgtgacatcAGTTGTGACAGCAGATGTggcagtaggtgtgacagcagTTGTGACAATAGGTGTGACAGCagttgtgacagtgggtgtgataggtagtgtgacaggtagtgtgataggtagtgtgataggctGAGAggaaatgtctaaatatgcgaaattatattaaaattcaaaggagattAGTATGAGTATATGCTCAGAATGATGAGAATAACTAGAATTATGGAACTTTGAGCTCCGGTTTCgccggaattgcttggagcaccATCATTGACGGTGGCAATCCCTTGCGAGGATTGCTGCACCTTGTACGGTAGTCGATTCAAATTGGGtatggtatcaaatgaaagagaagagagagatctttccaacggtaccaaccaCTCTCAAATCCATCGCCGGATGGTAAAATTATCGCTGGAATTAGAATAAGAATGAAAAATGGCAAAACAGtcggaaaaatatttttaaagtgattttttctaattttgtttcatGCTTGTCGactattttttaatttcaaatcAAGTAagatgacttttttataattaggaAATAAGTTGTGATTTTTGTAATTAACAATGAGAGATtgtacttttttataattttccctTTAGAAAAAGGTTAAagagagtttctattcatatctCTAAAAAACGGTATTTAGACATTTTTACTCAGTAGAcctcaattttgtttttatagatatataaaatactatttagacctctaaagttttcctaaaatactcattatataatttgatatatcaaatcatactactatctttttttttcatactctatttcaaattcatttattatatacaactcgaaaaatgcataat
This genomic interval carries:
- the LOC126804008 gene encoding protein ENHANCED DISEASE RESISTANCE 2-like; the protein is MEELELNKVASGRSQGSGHSRSSSVGGGGMFESFGWVYHLGVNKIGHEYCHLRFFFIRGKHVEMYKRDPHENPGIRPIRKGVVGPTLMVEELGRRKVNHGGGGGDIYVIRFYNRSDETKKGEIACATAGEAQKWMEAFDQAKQQAEFELSRGGSARNKLNPEDEIDLGGHRPRVRHYARGLKKLIKIGEGPETLLRQSSNLAADIGADGYFEKDVGDAVDAYEWKCVRTVNGVRIFQDVADSDSSKGIIVKAVGVIDVSADTAFEVLMNLERRQRYEWDMLTGDLEIVDSYDGHYDVVYGTFSPMYLSRWESKRDFIFSRQWFRGQDGTYTILQSPAVHKKKPMRSGYRRTKLNPSTWEIRNLNTSIDTDTPRCLVTQMAEIPSVSWWKWKKNHFSKFEKSVPYALLSQVAGLKEYIAANPSLKLKSAASIVQSKISPVSVSSGESEADPMDDEFYDAMSAESSSSDEETDTETENKDPKVKLKNVAWAIRSLTLKRTLTDANKELDAKAASFIINASQFHGSLRKARDEADKDCWTSPSSAGFMIRGKTYLKDSSKVTGGNPLLKLIAVDWFKVDKSTDRIALHPKCLIQSEAGKKLPFVLVVNLQVPATPNYSLVLYYASDRPVNPNSLLAKFVDGSDMFRNARFKLIPSIVEGYWMVKRAVGRKACLLGKAVSCKYLRQDNFLEIDVDIGSSSVARSIIGLVLGYVTSIVVDFAILIEAREEAELPEYILGTVRLNRLKIDSAVHLEA